The Candidatus Stygibacter australis genome includes a region encoding these proteins:
- a CDS encoding outer membrane beta-barrel protein: MNRFLIIFILLNICSLSALSFNATGLKIGYNSSRFTGNDIYGKGVSNIPGFIIGGFITYDINQHFAFDSELLLTTKGSYVNTIGDIDQHNVIVYLELPFACKYKFFNSTAITPTISCGSSFAINTLALNDTGILDNIGFYDICLLAATGFEFRYLSMELRFQQGIICIDGNSINNQTLSLQIGIKLLKENL, encoded by the coding sequence ATGAACCGGTTTCTGATTATCTTCATATTGCTAAATATCTGTTCTCTATCCGCTCTAAGTTTTAATGCAACAGGTTTAAAAATTGGCTACAATTCATCTCGTTTCACTGGTAATGATATCTACGGTAAGGGTGTCAGCAATATACCCGGTTTTATAATCGGTGGCTTCATCACCTATGATATTAACCAGCATTTTGCTTTTGATTCCGAACTATTATTGACAACCAAAGGTAGCTATGTAAACACTATCGGTGATATTGATCAACATAATGTCATTGTTTATCTTGAATTACCTTTTGCCTGCAAATACAAATTCTTCAATTCAACTGCCATAACGCCCACTATTTCCTGCGGTTCTTCATTTGCAATTAATACTCTTGCCTTAAATGATACCGGAATTTTGGATAATATTGGCTTTTACGATATTTGCCTTCTTGCTGCAACTGGTTTTGAATTCCGATATCTTTCTATGGAATTGAGATTTCAACAAGGGATAATATGCATTGATGGCAATAGTATAAATAACCAGACTCTTTCTCTGCAGATAGGTATTAAACTTTTGAAGGAGAATCTATGA
- a CDS encoding alpha/beta hydrolase, producing MKLCICALFFVLFLSCLPNSLYANSEIDTDLSGIWSGAVEFPAFKFRIIIIISSNEDNIAHIVFPDQSESQQEVKIEINFPNIELSSSEMQLNFSAVYSENKITGNWEQMKRKMPLALQLVDEIALPHRPQTPKPPFPYSSQEVVFEHDGLSFSGTLTIPDSIKSCSAVILIPGVGTHDRDNTFFGHKPFFVIADYLTRQGIAVLRYDEIQGRETATTADFAIDVKSAVKFLQSKEYISNIGLLGHSEGGLIASLVAADDPEIAFIILMASPGLKGDEYNYQFEASMSRAMGASELEIERKLKLQRAVISVISQSISDEKAEKEIKALYQNFDSRISSSQIDAAIQRFLSPWFKYSIRSDPGVVLQKVKCPVLALFGEKDWQVPPEGNLQAVIDALESGSKWGYKVIEMPGLNHYMQNAVTGKPEEYGKIEESISVELLKFITSWISERKL from the coding sequence ATGAAACTATGTATTTGTGCACTTTTTTTTGTCCTTTTTTTGTCATGTTTGCCAAATTCACTTTATGCAAACTCAGAAATTGATACTGATTTATCAGGTATCTGGTCAGGAGCTGTTGAATTCCCGGCTTTTAAATTCAGGATCATCATCATTATCAGCAGCAATGAAGATAATATTGCTCACATCGTCTTCCCTGACCAATCTGAATCGCAACAGGAAGTAAAGATTGAAATTAATTTTCCTAATATTGAACTTTCATCCTCAGAAATGCAGCTTAATTTCAGCGCAGTATATAGCGAAAATAAAATCACAGGTAATTGGGAACAAATGAAAAGAAAAATGCCTCTTGCATTGCAATTGGTTGATGAAATTGCCCTGCCCCACAGACCCCAAACACCAAAACCTCCGTTCCCATATAGTTCTCAAGAAGTTGTCTTCGAGCATGATGGATTGAGTTTTTCCGGCACTCTCACTATTCCGGACAGTATAAAAAGCTGTTCTGCAGTCATCCTAATTCCAGGAGTAGGAACCCATGATCGGGATAATACATTTTTTGGGCATAAACCCTTTTTTGTTATTGCCGATTATTTGACCCGCCAGGGAATTGCAGTATTGCGCTACGATGAGATTCAGGGTAGAGAAACCGCTACAACTGCTGATTTTGCTATTGATGTAAAATCGGCTGTAAAGTTTTTGCAGAGTAAGGAATACATTAGTAATATTGGACTCCTGGGACATAGTGAAGGTGGATTGATTGCTTCTTTAGTGGCTGCCGATGACCCTGAAATTGCCTTCATTATTCTAATGGCAAGCCCTGGTCTTAAAGGAGATGAATATAACTATCAATTTGAGGCTTCAATGAGTAGAGCCATGGGAGCTTCTGAACTGGAAATTGAACGAAAATTGAAATTACAGCGTGCCGTCATTTCTGTAATATCACAAAGCATCTCTGATGAAAAAGCTGAAAAGGAAATCAAAGCGCTATACCAGAATTTTGACAGTCGAATTTCATCAAGCCAGATTGATGCTGCAATTCAAAGATTTCTTTCTCCCTGGTTTAAATACAGCATTAGATCTGATCCGGGAGTTGTTTTGCAAAAAGTAAAATGCCCTGTATTGGCTCTATTTGGAGAAAAAGACTGGCAAGTACCCCCTGAAGGAAACTTGCAAGCTGTTATTGATGCACTTGAAAGCGGAAGTAAGTGGGGTTATAAAGTCATTGAAATGCCTGGACTTAACCATTATATGCAAAATGCTGTAACTGGAAAACCGGAGGAATATGGCAAAATAGAAGAAAGTATTTCAGTAGAACTCCTCAAGTTTATCACATCCTGGATTAGCGAGAGGAAGTTATGA
- a CDS encoding helix-turn-helix transcriptional regulator: MKSRKIFNRIAVLRSERNVSRKELADSIGVNFQTIGYLEREEYNPSLDLAFKLSEYFNLPVEMIFSTQPMKPLSVELKNLKGGNDERIAE; this comes from the coding sequence ATGAAATCAAGAAAAATCTTTAACCGAATCGCTGTTCTCAGAAGCGAGAGAAATGTCTCTCGTAAAGAACTCGCAGACAGTATTGGTGTTAATTTTCAAACCATCGGCTATCTGGAAAGAGAAGAATACAACCCAAGTCTTGACCTGGCTTTTAAACTAAGTGAATACTTCAATCTTCCGGTTGAAATGATTTTTTCCACTCAGCCGATGAAACCATTAAGCGTAGAATTAAAGAATTTAAAAGGAGGCAATGATGAAAGAATTGCAGAGTGA